In Pleurocapsa sp. PCC 7319, the following are encoded in one genomic region:
- a CDS encoding tubulin-like doman-containing protein, whose protein sequence is MNIKPEAQSQKIRRTICIGLGGTGKDVLMRIRRLIVDKYSNLDALPVVSFVHIDTDKASSNVTGLRTGNFYHGVDLRLSDAEKVASTMSRVEVNNFVQEMNRKSSNYEGSPGVYKNIECWFPPQLLKDLKAIDEGAKGIRPVGRLAFFHNHRKIRNALQTAEQRTRGHESKLIQQGLVVDNELSIFLVGSLCGGTGSGIFLDTAYCLRGMYGDRGAQISGYLVISPELYGDTPSMNANAYAALKELNYYATAGTNFKAYYDLQNLQYVEESRPPFEYVYLVSNRTKSDYRILEKSKLCNIIAHKIYLDFAGELSPMLVAQRDNFLQHLIQLDEHPRPNVQRYLTFGLAEIYFPRDIAVQVSLNRIKLKLVKYWLQGEGQSPDAKILLERFLNQWYSGGDKQEGLINKLRQTTTDGNKTFSNVLSSWRNRLENSIAECETKDDRENLITQLSREIREQFRKVQPGESDSNRGVWLTNIKQARERITRELTKDIDRFLVTLLHPSQPDFSLANSRAWLEALSTELNQTYRNTEDRVNSNGKIHSLEEVERKWQDAAQTIEDLESKRGLLPFNKKQKKSQVQEEAKRIVGEVNKLIKHNFDFVLTRETLEIVKSLQHYVNDLTTKASNFYNLLKNIQLAYEKTETELKQLNVDEMSGEAIFADADTDDCYQSLLPDRDRATQLALVTTKITEKIGLGESLASCLDAGLIDEPQLIEEINLIVDGLFGSRSLDRVQSATKRFLENYSVSDRATRLEQILREAEPLLPLNTSDPYFYNDSGKSAEIIGFKDTDNREVIQFKQILFNDLGVPDSQLKPIQAEDEIVFVTEYAAFPLRLIQDLAQMRQHYLRQKTYGSGFLHNDYRTMFTDILPPDAREMKQLQDIFYPSLAFGLLPCNQQTGLHELQYYDRLRDTYQVNTISTVWDEALEQLANVKDMAVALNQELDKAIDDITNNPNKWESHYLPKLREFVALVDELPEDDPNYLYKEIVVGTRETLDTKAQEGIINRFWRRMEEKFNQQQALSSSSLPSQSQQRLSGTTTAVINNSQKSTKITESEANQNEVLDAEIDNDNSSKNNPEIIAKLAQLKQLRDQGIITEEGFKAKEKEILDLYF, encoded by the coding sequence ATGAATATTAAACCTGAAGCTCAAAGTCAGAAAATTAGACGCACTATCTGTATTGGATTAGGAGGAACAGGGAAAGATGTTTTGATGCGTATTCGTCGTCTGATTGTGGATAAATATAGCAATTTAGATGCGCTACCTGTAGTTAGTTTTGTTCATATAGATACGGATAAAGCAAGTAGTAATGTTACAGGATTACGAACGGGAAATTTTTATCACGGGGTCGATTTACGTCTTAGTGATGCCGAAAAAGTTGCATCCACAATGAGCAGAGTTGAGGTTAATAACTTCGTTCAAGAAATGAATCGTAAGTCGAGTAATTATGAAGGCTCACCAGGGGTTTATAAAAATATTGAATGCTGGTTTCCACCACAACTATTAAAAGATCTAAAAGCTATTGATGAAGGAGCAAAAGGAATTAGACCTGTCGGTAGATTAGCCTTTTTTCATAACCATCGCAAGATTAGAAATGCTCTACAAACAGCCGAACAAAGAACGCGGGGACATGAGAGTAAATTAATTCAACAGGGATTAGTTGTCGATAATGAACTGAGCATTTTTTTAGTTGGTTCATTGTGTGGTGGTACAGGTAGTGGAATATTTTTAGATACTGCATATTGTTTGCGAGGGATGTATGGCGATCGCGGAGCGCAAATTAGCGGTTACTTGGTAATTAGTCCCGAACTTTACGGGGATACTCCTAGTATGAATGCCAATGCCTATGCAGCACTAAAAGAGTTGAATTATTATGCCACTGCGGGAACTAATTTTAAAGCTTATTATGATTTGCAAAATCTTCAATATGTAGAAGAATCTCGTCCACCTTTTGAGTATGTTTATTTAGTATCCAACCGCACAAAAAGCGATTATAGAATATTAGAAAAAAGCAAGCTGTGTAATATTATTGCTCATAAAATATATCTGGATTTTGCTGGAGAATTATCGCCAATGCTGGTGGCACAACGGGACAACTTTTTACAGCATTTAATTCAGTTAGACGAACACCCTCGCCCTAATGTACAGCGTTACCTTACGTTTGGTTTAGCAGAAATATATTTTCCTCGCGATATTGCCGTACAGGTATCTTTAAATCGAATCAAACTAAAATTAGTTAAGTATTGGTTACAGGGAGAAGGACAAAGTCCCGATGCAAAAATATTACTAGAAAGGTTTTTAAATCAATGGTACTCGGGAGGGGATAAGCAAGAGGGATTAATTAATAAACTGCGTCAAACAACTACTGACGGGAACAAAACTTTCAGCAATGTTTTAAGTAGCTGGCGCAATCGTCTGGAAAATAGTATCGCTGAATGTGAAACTAAAGACGACCGTGAGAATTTAATTACTCAATTATCTAGAGAGATTCGCGAACAATTTCGTAAGGTTCAACCCGGGGAAAGTGACAGCAATCGTGGAGTTTGGCTAACTAATATCAAACAAGCCCGTGAGCGAATTACACGAGAATTAACTAAAGATATTGATCGCTTTTTAGTGACCTTACTTCATCCCAGTCAACCTGACTTTTCTTTAGCTAATAGTCGCGCTTGGCTGGAGGCTTTAAGTACAGAATTAAATCAAACTTATCGAAATACAGAAGATCGAGTAAACAGTAATGGCAAAATTCATAGTCTGGAAGAAGTAGAAAGAAAATGGCAGGATGCAGCCCAAACTATTGAAGATCTAGAAAGTAAGAGAGGCTTGTTACCGTTTAATAAAAAGCAAAAAAAAAGTCAGGTACAAGAAGAAGCTAAACGCATTGTTGGGGAGGTTAATAAATTAATTAAACACAACTTCGATTTTGTATTAACCCGTGAAACTCTTGAAATAGTTAAAAGTCTTCAGCACTACGTCAACGACTTAACCACTAAAGCCAGCAACTTTTATAACCTGCTTAAAAATATCCAACTGGCTTACGAAAAAACCGAAACCGAACTAAAACAATTAAACGTCGATGAAATGAGTGGAGAAGCAATCTTTGCCGATGCTGATACCGATGATTGTTATCAAAGCCTATTACCTGATCGCGATCGCGCTACACAACTAGCACTAGTAACAACTAAAATTACCGAAAAGATTGGTTTGGGAGAGTCATTGGCTAGCTGTCTTGATGCAGGTTTAATTGATGAACCGCAGCTAATCGAAGAAATTAATTTAATTGTCGATGGTTTATTTGGTTCGCGTAGTTTAGATCGGGTACAGTCGGCAACTAAACGTTTTTTGGAAAACTACTCCGTAAGCGATCGCGCAACCCGTCTCGAACAAATACTGAGAGAAGCCGAACCTCTACTGCCTTTAAATACCAGCGATCCTTACTTCTATAATGATTCGGGTAAAAGTGCAGAAATTATCGGTTTCAAAGATACCGATAACCGCGAGGTAATTCAATTTAAACAGATACTCTTCAATGACTTAGGTGTTCCCGACAGCCAACTAAAACCAATTCAAGCCGAAGACGAAATTGTCTTCGTCACAGAATACGCTGCTTTTCCCTTGAGACTGATTCAGGATTTGGCTCAAATGCGACAACATTATCTACGCCAAAAAACTTATGGTAGTGGTTTTTTGCATAATGACTATCGCACTATGTTTACCGATATTCTCCCTCCTGATGCGCGAGAAATGAAACAGCTACAAGATATCTTTTATCCCTCTTTAGCTTTTGGGTTGCTTCCCTGTAACCAGCAGACAGGTTTACACGAGTTACAATATTACGATCGCCTACGGGATACCTATCAAGTAAATACTATAAGCACAGTTTGGGATGAGGCTTTAGAACAACTAGCCAATGTTAAAGATATGGCAGTAGCTTTAAATCAAGAATTAGATAAAGCGATCGACGATATCACCAACAACCCAAATAAATGGGAGTCGCACTATTTACCTAAGTTGCGAGAATTTGTCGCTTTAGTTGATGAGTTACCCGAAGACGATCCTAATTACCTATATAAAGAAATAGTCGTCGGTACGAGAGAAACCTTAGATACAAAAGCACAGGAAGGAATTATTAATCGTTTCTGGCGCAGGATGGAAGAGAAGTTTAATCAACAACAAGCACTTAGTTCATCTTCTCTACCCTCTCAAAGTCAACAAAGACTATCGGGAACAACGACTGCTGTTATTAATAATAGTCAAAAATCAACTAAAATTACCGAATCTGAAGCAAATCAAAATGAAGTTTTGGATGCAGAAATTGATAATGATAATTCATCAAAAAATAATCCAGAAATAATTGCTAAACTAGCACAGCTAAAACAATTACGAGATCAGGGAATCATTACAGAAGAAGGATTTAAAGCCAAGGAAAAAGAAATACTAGATTTATATTTTTAA
- a CDS encoding OmpA family protein, which translates to MSRRSLYSSQSTIESNSLFQSFTDLMSNAFMILCLLLLLVLFQSEKLNKDLKEANKRLQSALPIIIDESSGNFKFKSGSAELNPQLKNHISTKISPEINKILQEREIDFIQIIGHTDGEGIKQNSNLDKTLETVAQGKRPVSKLLAGSNADLGLMRALAVVQELQNNGLHNVEFRAYSAAQLYLPSGRLASVDRQPDETRRRIEIRFIPPGQSK; encoded by the coding sequence ATGTCCCGACGTTCTTTATACAGTTCTCAATCAACAATAGAATCAAATAGCCTTTTTCAATCGTTTACCGATTTGATGTCTAATGCTTTTATGATTTTATGTCTATTGCTCCTACTTGTATTATTCCAATCCGAGAAATTAAATAAAGATTTAAAAGAGGCGAATAAACGTTTACAATCAGCATTACCAATTATCATAGATGAAAGTTCGGGGAATTTTAAATTTAAGTCAGGAAGTGCAGAATTAAATCCGCAACTTAAAAATCATATATCTACTAAAATTAGTCCAGAAATAAACAAAATTTTACAAGAACGAGAAATTGACTTTATTCAAATAATTGGACATACGGATGGCGAGGGAATAAAACAGAATAGTAATCTCGATAAAACTCTAGAAACCGTGGCTCAGGGAAAACGACCCGTTAGTAAACTATTAGCAGGATCTAATGCCGATCTAGGATTAATGAGAGCTTTAGCGGTAGTTCAGGAATTACAAAATAATGGGCTACATAATGTAGAATTTAGAGCCTATTCTGCTGCACAGTTGTATTTACCTTCGGGTAGATTAGCATCAGTTGATCGTCAGCCAGATGAAACTAGACGAAGAATTGAGATTCGTTTTATTCCTCCTGGTCAATCAAAATAG
- a CDS encoding DUF5765 domain-containing protein: MCWSGQASATLATIGLSSTAYVAWKGEKKALWIPLGYFSLMELLQAFTYTVIDQPDLPLNQLLTLFGVLHIIFQPFFISAVALHFIPERIRKKTAPFIYGSCFVGAIMMLVKLYPFAWAGTCTIGYEPLCASQLCSVSGNWHIAWNVPMNGLKWLTLGYYIPVFVAPLIYGSWKFTIYHLIVGPLAARLSTDNINEWPAVWCLLSIGMFLIAIKTPLRQILYVKHWWLWDSEEDLESNLDSEESERVLTASIPLDVNVDTPQMVNKK, encoded by the coding sequence ATGTGTTGGAGCGGACAAGCATCGGCAACTCTAGCCACAATAGGTTTAAGCAGTACCGCATATGTAGCCTGGAAGGGTGAAAAAAAAGCATTATGGATTCCTCTGGGTTATTTCTCGTTGATGGAATTACTTCAGGCATTTACCTACACAGTAATCGATCAGCCCGATTTGCCTTTGAATCAGCTTCTTACTCTGTTTGGAGTATTACATATTATTTTCCAGCCTTTTTTCATAAGTGCTGTGGCACTGCATTTTATTCCAGAGAGAATTAGAAAGAAGACAGCACCATTTATATATGGTTCCTGTTTTGTTGGCGCAATAATGATGTTAGTCAAGCTTTATCCCTTTGCCTGGGCTGGAACTTGTACTATAGGATACGAACCTCTTTGTGCTAGTCAACTGTGTTCTGTCTCAGGAAATTGGCACATAGCCTGGAATGTGCCGATGAACGGACTAAAGTGGCTAACTTTGGGCTATTATATTCCAGTATTTGTGGCTCCTTTAATCTATGGTTCCTGGAAATTTACGATTTATCACCTAATTGTCGGACCCTTAGCTGCTCGCCTTTCAACCGATAATATTAACGAATGGCCAGCAGTATGGTGTTTGTTATCTATTGGAATGTTCTTAATTGCCATTAAGACTCCATTACGGCAAATTCTTTACGTAAAACATTGGTGGTTATGGGACTCTGAAGAGGATTTAGAATCTAATTTAGATTCCGAGGAGTCCGAGAGAGTATTAACTGCCTCAATTCCCTTAGATGTGAATGTTGATACTCCACAAATGGTTAACAAAAAATGA
- a CDS encoding DevA family ABC transporter ATP-binding protein, with the protein MHNNHHTTPAISIHNLDHYFGTGELRKQVLFNINLEINRGEIVLMTGPSGSGKTTLLTLVSGLRSPQSGSCKILGKELCGASQAELVQARRNNGYIFQAHNLHRSLTATENVQMGLEVHGNLTKQERCDRSVAMLEHVGLGSHVNYYPEKLSGGQKQRVAIARALVAHPAIVLADEPTAALDSKSGRDVVNLMQKLAREQGCTILLVTHDNRILDIADRIVHLEDGKLVNNSIKPVAA; encoded by the coding sequence ATGCATAACAATCATCATACAACCCCAGCAATTTCTATTCACAATCTCGATCATTATTTCGGTACAGGAGAACTTCGTAAACAGGTTTTATTTAACATCAATTTAGAAATAAATCGCGGAGAAATTGTCTTGATGACCGGACCTTCTGGTTCTGGTAAAACTACTTTGTTAACTCTAGTTAGTGGATTGCGATCGCCGCAATCAGGAAGCTGCAAAATACTTGGTAAAGAACTTTGTGGTGCGAGTCAAGCCGAATTAGTTCAAGCCAGACGTAACAATGGTTATATCTTTCAGGCACACAACTTACATCGTAGTTTAACTGCTACCGAAAATGTACAGATGGGTTTAGAAGTACATGGTAATTTGACCAAACAGGAAAGGTGCGATCGCTCTGTGGCAATGTTAGAACATGTTGGATTAGGTAGTCACGTCAACTATTATCCCGAGAAACTGTCTGGAGGACAAAAACAACGAGTTGCGATCGCTCGTGCTTTAGTTGCTCACCCAGCGATCGTCTTAGCAGATGAACCCACAGCAGCATTAGATAGTAAATCAGGACGAGATGTGGTGAATCTAATGCAGAAGCTAGCTAGAGAACAAGGCTGTACAATTTTGCTGGTTACTCATGATAATAGAATCTTAGATATTGCTGACCGTATTGTTCATCTCGAAGATGGCAAGCTAGTTAATAACTCGATCAAGCCTGTCGCAGCCTGA
- a CDS encoding GNAT family N-acetyltransferase — MALSPDIILETDRCKLRQIKKEDIPFIFSATRYQGFNDGLLWDAPESEDELIEGYYERVIKTWNEGKSYAFTICLKEENKQLGTISIRKNSEEVWTTGFWLHPQSQGKGYMTESVKVILKFGFEVLDTEKIQAYHAVWNEKSEKVLKNVGMKFIEYIPQGFMKNGKWVEQNKLGITKEEWNKLKNQKTTTKKSLLFGNNQNH, encoded by the coding sequence ATGGCGTTATCTCCAGACATAATTCTCGAAACAGATCGATGTAAACTCAGGCAAATTAAAAAAGAGGATATTCCTTTCATTTTTTCTGCAACTAGATATCAAGGTTTTAATGATGGACTATTATGGGATGCACCAGAAAGCGAAGATGAATTAATAGAAGGATATTACGAAAGAGTAATCAAAACATGGAATGAAGGAAAGTCATATGCATTTACTATTTGTTTGAAAGAAGAGAATAAACAACTGGGGACCATTAGTATTAGAAAAAACTCTGAGGAAGTTTGGACTACAGGATTTTGGCTACATCCTCAATCACAAGGAAAAGGATATATGACAGAATCAGTTAAAGTCATTCTTAAATTTGGTTTTGAAGTATTAGATACGGAAAAAATTCAAGCTTATCATGCAGTATGGAATGAAAAGAGTGAAAAGGTTTTAAAAAATGTGGGAATGAAATTTATCGAGTACATACCTCAAGGATTTATGAAAAATGGTAAATGGGTAGAACAAAATAAATTAGGCATTACTAAAGAAGAATGGAACAAATTAAAAAATCAGAAAACTACTACGAAAAAATCCCTTTTGTTTGGGAACAACCAAAACCACTGA
- a CDS encoding GNAT family N-acetyltransferase codes for MEQIKKSENYYEKIPFVWEQPKPLIKVSRRLEFRSLNSVGIAAFTNTVSQVIASSLDRRDRKEVKELGIDRAANKYITEVSNDFDYQPKWWQLGFNNEGKLVGFLQPVIYRGCSKNSLEEGTIYYIGVVPEYRGKHYIYDLLCQATRILQEVGVWRVFCDTDVHNKPMINAFQEVGYRQFSSPRKLPL; via the coding sequence ATGGAACAAATTAAAAAATCAGAAAACTACTACGAAAAAATCCCTTTTGTTTGGGAACAACCAAAACCACTGATTAAAGTTTCACGACGACTTGAATTTCGCTCTTTAAATAGCGTTGGAATAGCAGCCTTTACTAATACAGTAAGTCAAGTTATAGCAAGTTCATTAGATCGTAGAGATCGAAAAGAGGTAAAAGAATTAGGCATTGATCGAGCAGCAAATAAATATATTACAGAAGTAAGTAATGACTTTGATTATCAACCTAAGTGGTGGCAATTAGGTTTTAACAACGAGGGCAAATTGGTCGGATTTCTTCAGCCAGTTATTTATCGCGGATGCAGTAAAAACAGTCTAGAGGAAGGTACTATTTATTACATTGGTGTTGTTCCTGAATATAGGGGAAAGCATTATATCTACGATTTACTCTGCCAAGCTACACGCATTCTTCAAGAAGTCGGAGTTTGGCGTGTTTTCTGCGATACCGATGTCCATAATAAACCAATGATTAATGCATTTCAAGAAGTTGGCTATCGTCAATTCAGTTCACCCAGAAAACTACCTTTATAA
- a CDS encoding DUF6653 family protein: MTLEQKIANSFQMDDRTWSRHANPGSVLY, from the coding sequence ATGACTCTCGAACAAAAAATTGCTAATTCATTTCAGATGGATGATCGAACATGGTCGCGTCATGCAAATCCTGGGAGTGTGTTGTATTGA
- the devC gene encoding ABC transporter permease DevC, which translates to MFKSIFNRTPLGWLQLKHDKLRLLTAISGIAFADILIFMQLGFMNALYSANTQYPRKINGDIVLTSTQATNFNKPYTFPRRRLYQAMDVPGVESAEPVYIGSLDWRNPQNRAKTSMLTIGFDPEKPVFALPEVNSQLDKVKIPDTVLFDQASRGEYDQIVNQIQQGKTVTTEKDRTTITIGGLFTVGASFADDGALITSDQNFMRLFPRKKPGMVSLGIINLEEGRDPEKIAMSLNAYFPEDVKAYTHQEYVDAELAYIKSQTAIGFVFTLGTIMGFIVGIVIVYQVLSTDVNDHMAEYATFKAMGYKNSYLLGVVFEEAIILSIIGFIPSVAIAAGLYQLTAAATALPIVLPASRAVTVLIMTFLMCSISGAITTRKLQSADPADIF; encoded by the coding sequence ATGTTCAAATCAATATTTAACCGTACTCCCTTGGGTTGGTTGCAACTCAAACACGACAAATTACGATTATTGACTGCAATATCGGGAATCGCCTTTGCAGACATACTCATCTTTATGCAGTTGGGTTTTATGAATGCCCTCTATTCAGCCAATACTCAGTATCCGCGAAAAATTAACGGCGATATCGTTTTAACCAGTACTCAGGCAACTAACTTTAATAAGCCTTATACTTTCCCCCGTCGAAGACTGTATCAAGCGATGGATGTACCAGGGGTAGAATCCGCTGAACCAGTTTACATTGGTTCTCTGGACTGGCGTAATCCTCAAAATCGAGCCAAAACTTCGATGTTGACGATCGGCTTCGATCCAGAAAAACCAGTTTTTGCTTTACCCGAGGTAAACAGTCAATTAGATAAAGTCAAGATCCCTGATACAGTACTATTTGATCAGGCATCTAGGGGAGAATATGACCAAATAGTCAACCAAATCCAACAGGGAAAAACAGTTACCACGGAAAAAGATCGCACCACTATAACTATTGGTGGTTTATTTACAGTTGGAGCTTCTTTTGCCGATGACGGGGCATTAATTACCAGCGATCAAAATTTTATGCGTCTTTTTCCCAGAAAAAAACCAGGAATGGTCAGTTTAGGCATAATTAATTTAGAAGAAGGACGCGATCCAGAAAAGATTGCAATGTCTCTAAATGCCTATTTTCCTGAAGATGTTAAAGCCTATACCCATCAAGAATACGTCGATGCCGAGCTAGCTTATATTAAAAGCCAAACTGCTATTGGTTTTGTGTTCACTCTGGGAACAATAATGGGCTTTATTGTTGGTATTGTAATTGTCTATCAAGTTCTTTCTACCGATGTCAACGACCATATGGCAGAATACGCTACCTTTAAAGCAATGGGTTACAAAAACTCCTATTTACTTGGCGTGGTGTTTGAGGAAGCTATCATCCTATCCATTATTGGCTTTATTCCTAGTGTGGCGATCGCCGCAGGGCTATATCAATTAACCGCAGCAGCAACCGCATTGCCCATCGTATTACCTGCATCTAGGGCTGTTACCGTATTAATCATGACTTTTCTCATGTGTAGCATTTCTGGCGCGATCACAACTCGTAAACTTCAGTCAGCCGATCCAGCCGACATTTTTTAG
- a CDS encoding ABC exporter membrane fusion protein, with product MNYIADNKTKSLKPPIKNLPAIAIGLALILGSVTVYRLRQTTISQPEVSPPVVPEIKTVTALGRLEPSGEIIQVSVSSSSEGDRLEELLVKQGDKIQKGDVIAVLDSRDRLVAALNQAQEQVRVAEANLAQVRAGAKTGEIRAQQAAIARIEAESRNDIMAQTATVSRIKAELNNAEVEYQRYQNLYQDGAISASEKDSKYLTLATAKEQLAEAQANLNRIKSSQQEQIAEAKATLDKIAEVRPVDIAVAEAEVRHTQAAVKTAQAELERAYIKSPQPGTVIKILTRPGEVVSSNEGIVRIGQTDWMYAIAEVYESDIGKVKLGQKVTVSSSAIAEKLTGTVERIGLEVERQEVVNTDPTANIDAKVVEVKVKLDPESSEKVAGLTNLLVNVRIDL from the coding sequence ATGAACTACATCGCAGACAATAAAACTAAATCATTGAAACCTCCGATCAAAAATTTACCTGCTATCGCGATCGGTTTGGCTTTAATTCTTGGTAGTGTAACAGTCTACAGATTGCGTCAAACTACTATTTCTCAACCGGAAGTGTCACCCCCAGTAGTGCCAGAAATTAAAACTGTTACAGCATTAGGTAGGTTGGAACCAAGTGGAGAAATAATTCAAGTATCAGTTTCCTCCTCCTCGGAAGGGGATCGCTTGGAAGAGTTGTTAGTCAAGCAGGGAGACAAAATCCAAAAAGGAGATGTGATTGCAGTATTAGATAGTCGCGATCGCTTAGTAGCAGCATTGAATCAAGCTCAAGAACAAGTAAGAGTGGCAGAGGCAAATTTAGCTCAGGTCAGAGCGGGGGCGAAAACAGGAGAAATCAGGGCTCAACAAGCAGCGATCGCTCGTATCGAGGCTGAAAGCCGTAACGATATCATGGCGCAAACAGCAACAGTTTCGAGAATAAAAGCCGAATTAAACAATGCCGAAGTCGAATATCAACGCTACCAAAATCTCTATCAAGATGGCGCAATTTCAGCCTCGGAAAAAGATAGTAAATATCTAACCTTAGCAACTGCCAAAGAACAACTTGCAGAAGCTCAGGCCAATCTAAATCGGATTAAATCTTCTCAACAAGAGCAGATTGCCGAAGCCAAAGCGACATTAGACAAAATCGCTGAAGTTCGCCCAGTAGATATTGCAGTAGCCGAAGCCGAAGTGAGACATACCCAAGCAGCAGTCAAAACTGCTCAGGCAGAATTAGAGCGAGCATATATCAAGTCTCCCCAACCAGGGACAGTAATAAAAATTCTCACCCGTCCAGGGGAAGTCGTTTCCAGCAATGAAGGTATTGTGAGAATTGGACAAACCGATTGGATGTATGCCATAGCTGAAGTTTACGAAAGTGACATTGGAAAAGTCAAGCTAGGACAAAAGGTAACAGTATCTAGCAGCGCGATCGCCGAAAAACTTACCGGCACAGTAGAACGTATTGGTTTAGAAGTCGAACGACAAGAAGTAGTTAATACCGATCCTACAGCCAACATCGATGCCAAAGTCGTCGAAGTGAAAGTCAAATTAGATCCAGAATCCAGTGAAAAAGTAGCAGGACTCACTAATTTGTTAGTGAACGTCAGAATTGATTTGTAG
- a CDS encoding tyrosine-protein phosphatase produces MNQPEIFQRHLKLPGCLNLRELGGYTTSEEKQIRWRTLLRSDSLHRLPSSSQQHLLDYGIRTIIDLRSPSEVSSRKYALSQIPEIKYFNLPLIDDRSQVEFIKNKRLFEHNRFFLEKRSPVIKNILETIACQKTAVVIHCAAGKDRTGIIIALLLALANVSVETIAEDYQLSDRYLAFMYDKIRQQAIKEGFAHLLESSPQTIIDTFAYLDRNHGGVNSYLACIGIDSAKRIQLKTMLVL; encoded by the coding sequence ATGAACCAGCCAGAAATATTTCAACGGCACTTGAAATTACCAGGTTGTCTTAATCTAAGAGAATTAGGAGGTTACACTACTTCTGAAGAAAAACAAATTAGATGGCGTACCTTGTTGCGTAGCGATAGCTTGCATCGTTTACCTTCCTCTAGTCAGCAACATTTGCTCGATTACGGAATAAGAACAATTATCGATCTGCGGAGTCCGTCTGAAGTTAGTAGTAGGAAATATGCTCTGAGCCAAATCCCAGAGATTAAATATTTCAATTTACCTCTGATAGATGATAGAAGTCAGGTTGAATTCATTAAAAACAAAAGACTGTTTGAACATAATCGTTTCTTTTTAGAAAAGCGATCGCCAGTAATTAAAAACATTCTGGAGACTATTGCTTGTCAAAAAACCGCAGTGGTTATTCACTGTGCAGCAGGAAAAGATCGAACAGGAATCATAATTGCTTTATTGTTAGCATTAGCCAATGTTTCCGTAGAAACCATAGCCGAAGATTATCAATTGAGCGATCGCTATTTAGCTTTTATGTATGACAAGATACGCCAGCAAGCAATTAAAGAGGGATTTGCTCATTTGTTAGAATCTTCACCGCAAACCATAATTGATACATTTGCTTATCTCGATCGCAACCATGGTGGAGTTAATAGCTATTTAGCCTGTATTGGGATAGATTCAGCAAAACGTATTCAGCTTAAAACCATGCTGGTGCTATAA
- a CDS encoding TetR/AcrR family transcriptional regulator: protein MNKTTIKNFESSKSEAKARAILQGAMQEFLANGYAATSMDKIAKTAGVSKATVYSHFGDKESLFNAVMQDLVKDKFQKVMGLQEPQSLAQDPKIVLSAMATRMLENAKSDRAFHDFIRIIIGESGRFPELAKAYVNNLAKPAIKTLTKYFESHPKLNLDDPEATVRVMIGSLVYFVMLQEMLHGKDILPLPDERLVNTLTELITQN from the coding sequence ATGAATAAAACAACAATCAAAAATTTTGAAAGTTCTAAATCAGAAGCTAAAGCTCGGGCAATTCTTCAAGGTGCCATGCAAGAGTTTCTGGCTAATGGTTACGCTGCTACTAGCATGGACAAAATAGCCAAAACCGCAGGGGTTTCTAAAGCTACTGTTTATAGTCACTTTGGTGATAAGGAAAGCTTATTTAATGCGGTAATGCAAGATTTAGTCAAGGATAAATTTCAGAAAGTCATGGGTTTACAGGAACCTCAATCCCTAGCCCAAGACCCCAAAATTGTTCTATCCGCAATGGCAACCAGGATGTTAGAGAATGCTAAAAGCGATCGCGCTTTTCATGATTTTATTCGCATTATTATCGGCGAATCGGGACGTTTTCCCGAACTGGCTAAGGCATATGTTAATAACCTGGCTAAACCAGCCATAAAAACCTTAACTAAATACTTTGAATCCCATCCGAAACTAAATCTAGACGATCCAGAAGCCACTGTCAGGGTAATGATCGGTAGCCTAGTTTATTTTGTCATGTTACAAGAAATGCTTCACGGTAAAGATATTTTGCCCCTACCAGATGAGCGCCTGGTCAATACTTTGACGGAATTAATCACTCAAAATTGA